One genomic segment of Pseudorasbora parva isolate DD20220531a chromosome 6, ASM2467924v1, whole genome shotgun sequence includes these proteins:
- the g6pd gene encoding glucose-6-phosphate 1-dehydrogenase isoform X2 — translation MSTVPLSRSEVFGQLRKELHDDVEFHQSDVHIFIIMGASGDLAKKKIYPTLWWLFRDGLLPEQTYFVGFARSDLTVDAIRTACMPYMKAVDSEAERLTAFFSRNSYISGKYVDESSFANLNTHLLSLPGGAEANRLYYLALPPSVYHDVTKNIKHQCMSTKGWNRIIVEKPFGRDLQSSEELTNHLSSLFTEEQIYRIDHYLGKEMVQNLMVLRFGNRIFGPIWNRDSVACVVLTFKEPFGTQGRGGYFDDFGIIRDVMQNHLLQMLSLVAMEKPASTSSDDVRDEKVKVLKCIEPVSLSDVVLGQYVGNPDGEGEAKLGYLDDPTVPKGSTQATFATAVLYVKNERWDGVPFILRCGKALNERKAEVRLQFTDVPGDIFESQCRRNELVVRVQPNEAIYAKMMSKKPGVYFSPEETELDLTYHSRYRDVKLPDAYERLILDVFCGSQMHFVRSDELREAWRIFTPLLHQIETEKTPPIKYKYGSRGPAEADELVQKVGFRYEGTYRWVNPHKL, via the exons GGCGATCTGGCCAAAAAGAAAATCTACCCAACTTTGTG GTGGTTGTTCAGAGACGGCCTTCTCCCCGAACAGACATATTTTGTGGGCTTTGCTCGTTCCGATCTGACCGTTGATGCCATACGCACGGCCTGCATGCCCTACATGAAG GCAGTAGACTCTGAGGCAGAGCGCCTAACTGCGTTCTTCAGTCGAAACTCTTACATCAGTGGGAAGTATGTGGATGAATCCTCTTTCGCTAACCTGAACACTCACCTGCTGTCCCTGCCTGGAGGAGCTGAGGCCAACCGCCTCTACTATCTGGCTCTGCCGCCCAGTGTCTACCACGATGTCACCAAAAACATCAAACATCAATGCATGAGCACCAA AGGCTGGAACAGGATCATTGTGGAGAAGCCATTCGGCCGTGACCTGCAGAGCTCAGAGGAGTTAACCAATcatctctcttctctcttcacTGAGGAACAGATTTACCGGATAGATCATTACCTAGGCAAAGAGATGGTCCAGAACCTCATGGTCCTCAG GTTTGGAAACCGGATATTTGGTCCCATATGGAACCGGGACAGTGTGGCATGTGTGGTTCTGACCTTCAAAGAGCCATTTGGTACCCAGGGCCGGGGAGGATATTTTGATGATTTCGGTATCATTCG TGATGTGATGCAGAACCACCTGCTGCAGATGCTCTCTCTGGTTGCCATGGAGAAGCCCGCATCCACCAGCTCTGATGATGTTAGGGATGAGAAG GTGAAGGTGCTGAAGTGCATTGAACCGGTCTCTCTCTCAGACGTGGTCTTAGGTCAGTATGTGGGAAATCCAGATGGAGAAGGAGAGGCTAAACTGGGTTATCTAGATGACCCAACTGTCCCTAAAGGCTCCACTCAGGCTACATTTGCCACAGCAGTGCTTTATGTAAAGAATGAACGCTGGGATG GTGTTCCCTTCATCCTCAGGTGTGGAAAGGCTCTGAATGAAAGGAAGGCAGAGGTGAGGCTGCAGTTCACAGACGTTCCTGGAGACATCTTTGAATCTCAGTGCAGGCGGAATGAGTTGGTGGTCCGCGTGCAGCCCAACGAGGCCATCTACGCCAAGATGATGAGCAAGAAACCTGGAGTCTATTTCAGCCCGGAGGAGACAGAgctggacctgacctaccacaGCAGATACAGG GATGTTAAGCTGCCTGATGCTTATGAACGTCTGATTTTGGATGTCTTTTGTGGCAGTCAGATGCATTTTGTACGCAG TGACGAGTTGAGGGAAGCCTGGAGAATCTTCACTCCTCTTCTTCATCAGATCGAGACAGAAAAGACGCCACCCATCAAATACAAATATGGGAG CCGTGGTCCTGCAGAGGCCGATGAGCTGGTGCAGAAGGTGGGCTTCCGCTACGAGGGTACATACAGATGGGTCAACCCACACAAACTGTGA
- the g6pd gene encoding glucose-6-phosphate 1-dehydrogenase isoform X1, translating into MMGSRASADKMSTVPLSRSEVFGQLRKELHDDVEFHQSDVHIFIIMGASGDLAKKKIYPTLWWLFRDGLLPEQTYFVGFARSDLTVDAIRTACMPYMKAVDSEAERLTAFFSRNSYISGKYVDESSFANLNTHLLSLPGGAEANRLYYLALPPSVYHDVTKNIKHQCMSTKGWNRIIVEKPFGRDLQSSEELTNHLSSLFTEEQIYRIDHYLGKEMVQNLMVLRFGNRIFGPIWNRDSVACVVLTFKEPFGTQGRGGYFDDFGIIRDVMQNHLLQMLSLVAMEKPASTSSDDVRDEKVKVLKCIEPVSLSDVVLGQYVGNPDGEGEAKLGYLDDPTVPKGSTQATFATAVLYVKNERWDGVPFILRCGKALNERKAEVRLQFTDVPGDIFESQCRRNELVVRVQPNEAIYAKMMSKKPGVYFSPEETELDLTYHSRYRDVKLPDAYERLILDVFCGSQMHFVRSDELREAWRIFTPLLHQIETEKTPPIKYKYGSRGPAEADELVQKVGFRYEGTYRWVNPHKL; encoded by the exons GGCGATCTGGCCAAAAAGAAAATCTACCCAACTTTGTG GTGGTTGTTCAGAGACGGCCTTCTCCCCGAACAGACATATTTTGTGGGCTTTGCTCGTTCCGATCTGACCGTTGATGCCATACGCACGGCCTGCATGCCCTACATGAAG GCAGTAGACTCTGAGGCAGAGCGCCTAACTGCGTTCTTCAGTCGAAACTCTTACATCAGTGGGAAGTATGTGGATGAATCCTCTTTCGCTAACCTGAACACTCACCTGCTGTCCCTGCCTGGAGGAGCTGAGGCCAACCGCCTCTACTATCTGGCTCTGCCGCCCAGTGTCTACCACGATGTCACCAAAAACATCAAACATCAATGCATGAGCACCAA AGGCTGGAACAGGATCATTGTGGAGAAGCCATTCGGCCGTGACCTGCAGAGCTCAGAGGAGTTAACCAATcatctctcttctctcttcacTGAGGAACAGATTTACCGGATAGATCATTACCTAGGCAAAGAGATGGTCCAGAACCTCATGGTCCTCAG GTTTGGAAACCGGATATTTGGTCCCATATGGAACCGGGACAGTGTGGCATGTGTGGTTCTGACCTTCAAAGAGCCATTTGGTACCCAGGGCCGGGGAGGATATTTTGATGATTTCGGTATCATTCG TGATGTGATGCAGAACCACCTGCTGCAGATGCTCTCTCTGGTTGCCATGGAGAAGCCCGCATCCACCAGCTCTGATGATGTTAGGGATGAGAAG GTGAAGGTGCTGAAGTGCATTGAACCGGTCTCTCTCTCAGACGTGGTCTTAGGTCAGTATGTGGGAAATCCAGATGGAGAAGGAGAGGCTAAACTGGGTTATCTAGATGACCCAACTGTCCCTAAAGGCTCCACTCAGGCTACATTTGCCACAGCAGTGCTTTATGTAAAGAATGAACGCTGGGATG GTGTTCCCTTCATCCTCAGGTGTGGAAAGGCTCTGAATGAAAGGAAGGCAGAGGTGAGGCTGCAGTTCACAGACGTTCCTGGAGACATCTTTGAATCTCAGTGCAGGCGGAATGAGTTGGTGGTCCGCGTGCAGCCCAACGAGGCCATCTACGCCAAGATGATGAGCAAGAAACCTGGAGTCTATTTCAGCCCGGAGGAGACAGAgctggacctgacctaccacaGCAGATACAGG GATGTTAAGCTGCCTGATGCTTATGAACGTCTGATTTTGGATGTCTTTTGTGGCAGTCAGATGCATTTTGTACGCAG TGACGAGTTGAGGGAAGCCTGGAGAATCTTCACTCCTCTTCTTCATCAGATCGAGACAGAAAAGACGCCACCCATCAAATACAAATATGGGAG CCGTGGTCCTGCAGAGGCCGATGAGCTGGTGCAGAAGGTGGGCTTCCGCTACGAGGGTACATACAGATGGGTCAACCCACACAAACTGTGA
- the naa10 gene encoding N-alpha-acetyltransferase 10, producing MNIRNARPEDLMNMQHCNLLCLPENYQMKYYFYHGLSWPQLSYIAEDENGKIVGYVLAKMEEDPDDVPHGHITSLAVKRSHRRLGLAQKLMDQASRAMIENFNAKYVSLHVRKSNRAALHLYSNTLKFQISEVEPKYYADGEDAYAMKRNLTQMADELQKPGVRLWGSEAPPSQDTSVTGLVEKLTVQDGDGDSGGESKEMSEVSEATESTDVKDSSSDS from the exons ATGAATATACGCAACGCCCGG CCAGAGGATTTGATGAACATGCAGCACTGCAACCTGCTGTGTCTTCCAGAAAACTATCAGATGAAGTACTACTTCTACCACGGCCTGTCCTGGCCGCAG CTGTCATACATAGCAGAGGATGAGAATGGGAAGATAGTGGGATATGTTTTGGCAAAAAT GGAGGAGGATCCTGACGATGTGCCTCATGGACACATTACATCATTG GCCGTTAAACGTTCTCACAGGCGTCTTGGGCTGGCTCAAAAACTTATGGATCAAGCCAGCAGAGCCATGATTGAGAACTTCAATGCCAAATATGTCTCTTTACATGTCAGGAAGAG TAACCGGGCCGCTCTTCACTTGTACTCAAACACACTTAAGTTTCA GATTAGTGAAGTAGAGCCCAAATATTATGCTGATGGAGAAGATGCTTATGCCATGAAGAGGAATCTCACACAGATGGCAGATGAG TTGCAGAAACCAGGTGTTCGTCTGTGGGGCTCAGAAGCTCCGCCATCTCAGGACACATCTGTGACTGGCCTGGTGGAGAAGCTTACGGTGCAGGATGGAGATGGAGACAGTGGAGGAGAGAGTAAAGAAATGAGCGAGGTCAGCGAGGCCACGGAGAGCACAGACGTCAAAGACTCCTCATCAGACTCTTAA
- the lmod3 gene encoding leiomodin-3 — MSEHTDQNSYTEEIDEDEILAGLSAEELKQLQSEMDDIAPDERVPLGMRQRDASRESTVRDCSEPQSEEEIDEDEILAGLSAEELKQLQSEMEEIAPDERLPVGMRQRDQTDKPPTGSFDHRSLVEYLYWEKESKRMLEEERVPTTLLPSQKKTDEELEAKEEDKVEEVEYVYEEIVEEVERAGGDVVVVDEVIEEVIMEVEEEDKASNQPAKIELDATEPIVTSEDGLRPPPEVADTKVEENTEQSGLNETESKVIEEKKADSTQSEPAPFSYENWVPEKEERVISKLKIPKLPLGGNSFVKKTARPSGNETNLETTLDKIRNNNASVTDVNLNNIENIPKVMLLDYVNALKKNRHVKTFSIANTGADENVAFALANMLRENRSITTLNIESNFITGKGIVAIIRCLQFNETLTELRFHNQRHMLGHHAEMEVSRLLKANNTLLKMGYHFELPGPRMVVTNLLTRNLDRQRQQRMEEQKNQQMKEQRKVMEMYENSLNLPPGMLEMLGGYIPLSLLQGSHDGAEESPEGSPEPSPQPSPPQQLRKTQYLDPQQHPPSSDTRNLLDEIHLKKTPKRRDPLLELNQRDERREGRANVQLRSVPKQRSTAREGPADERANLKDMIKTLKPVPRRRQPPKVDLTPRDQLLSEIRQSNVAYLKAVPLPKILESSETSLF, encoded by the exons ATGTCTGAGCACACTGATCAGAACTCATACACAGAAGAGATCGATGAAGATGAGATCCTGGCCGGCCTCTCGGCAGAGGAGCTCAAACAGCTCCAGAGTGAGATGGACGACATCGCTCCTGACGAGAGAGTGCCGTTGGGAATGAGGCAGAGAGACGCTTCTCGTGAGTCAACAGTTCGAG ATTGCAGCGAGCCCCAGTCAGAAGAGGAGATCGATGAAGATGAGATTCTGGCAGGCCTCTCGGCAGAGGAGCTCAAACAGCTCCAGAGTGAGATGGAAGAAATCGCTCCTGATGAGAGACTGCCGGTGGGAATGAGGCAGAGAGACCAAACTGACAAACCACCCACTGGATCATTTGATCACAGATCGCTGGTGGAATATCTGTACTGGGAGAAAGAGTCCAAACGCATGCTGGAGGAGGAGAGAGTTCCCACAACTCTATTACCCAGTCAG AAGAAAACCGATGAGGAGCTTGAAGCAAAAGAAGAAGATAAAGTTGAAGAGGTGGAATATGTCTATGAGGAGATCGTTGAGGAAGTTGAGAGAGCAGGgggagatgttgttgttgttgatgaaGTGATTGAAGAAGTGATAATGGAGGTTGAAGAAGAGGACAAAGCAAGCAATCAGCCTGCCAAGATAGAACTTGATGCCACCGAGCCCATAGTGACCTCAGAAGATGGTTTAAGGCCACCTCCAGAAGTTGCCGATACAAAAGTTGAAGAAAATACTGAACAATCAGGACTTAATGAGACAGAATCTAAAGTGATTGAGGAAAAGAAAGCTGATTCAACCCAATCTGAACCTGCTCCCTTTTCATATGAGAACTGGGTTCCTGAGAAAGAGGAAAGGGTAATTTCCAAGCTGAAGATCCCAAAACTTCCCCTAGGTGGAAACTCTTTTGTTAAAAAGACTGCAAGACCTTCTGGGAATGAAACAAATTTAGAGACCACTTTGGATAAGATCCGCAACAACAACGCCTCGGTCACAGATGTCAATCTCAACAACATTGAAAACATTCCCAAAGTAATGCTCCTTGATTACGTCAATGCTCTCAAGAAGAACAGACACGTTAAGACCTTTAGCATCGCGAATACTGGCGCAGACGAAAACGTGGCATTTGCTCTAGCTAACATGCTCAGAGAGAACAGAAGCATCACCACACTAAATATTGAATCCAATTTCATCACAGGAAAAGGGATTGTGGCAATAATACGTTGCCTCCAGTTCAATGAGACACTTACTGAGCTTCGCTTCCACAACCAAAGGCACATGCTAGGACACCATGCAGAAATGGAAGTGTCTCGTCTCCTCAAGGCTAACAACACTCTTTTAAAGATGGGCTACCACTTTGAACTCCCTGGGCCTCGGATGGTGGTCACCAATCTCCTAACCAGAAACTTGGACCGTCAGCGACAGCAGAGAATGGAGGAACAGAAGAACCAGCAGATGAAAGAGCAGAGGAAGGTCATGGAGATGTATGAGAACTCTCTGAACTTGCCCCCTGGCATGCTGGAAATGCTAGGAGGCTACATACCATTGTCCCTACTGCAGGGCTCTCATGATGGGGCTGAGGAGAGTCCTGAAGGTTCTCCTGAACCTTCACCACAACCAAGTCCTCCTCAGCAGCTCCGCAAGACCCAGTATCTTGACCCACAACAACATCCTCCTAGTTCAGACACAAGAAACCTCTTAGACGAAATACATCTGAAAAAGACTCCAAAACGAAGGGATCCACTTCTGGAACTGAACCAAAGGGATGAGAGGAGAGAGGGAAGAGCTAACGTTCAGCTGAGGAGTGTTCCTAAACAAAGAAGCACGGCAAGAGAAGGACCTGCAGATGAGAGAGCCAACCTGAAAGATATGATAAAGACTCTAAAGCCGGTTCCTCGAAGGCGACAGCCACCGAAAGTGGACCTGACACCTCGGGATCAGTTGCTCAGCGAGATTCGACAGAGCAACGTGGCCTATCTCAAAGCG GTACCTCTTCCAAAAATCCTGGAGTCAAGCGAAACCAGTCTCTTCTGA